The sequence GGCCATCGCCATGGCCTCCTCGCGGCTGATCGCCTTGTTGCCGCGCGGGACAGGACCTCTCCTGGGGTGGCGGCCCCGGGGCCGGCGACCCAGACGGTGTTCAGGACGTCTTCGAGGTCGCTGTTGGTGATCTTCACGTAGTGCTCGGCCATCCGCTCGGAGGGGTGGCCGAGATAGCGGCGAATGTGGGTCAACGTCGCACCGGCCCCGGCACGACCGTAGGAACCCGTCCGCTGCCCCCAGCACCTCGCAGGACTCGTCCACGACCGTGTAAGTAACCCGCCCGTCCCCGCGCACGACCTCCTGCACCCGCAGGTCCCCCACCACCAACCGGCCATCCATACCCGCCACCACTTCTCCGAACTCAGCGATCCCCGAGCGGGAGCTCACCCCACCACCCGACACCCCCAACCAGCGCTCACGGACCAGTTCCCGCGAACGTCACATACACCCCAGAGGCGGTTGGTAAAGTCCGTGACGCTCATTCACCACGCCGCTGCCGACGCCAGCGAGGACAGTCGTGCCCCTGCGCCTGGTGTCCCATCCACACCACCACGTCAGCCACCCGCAGCGCACTGACCGTGTCCGGCAGACCAGCAACCTGCCTCAGCTCGAGCAACTCGCGGTGCAGCGTGCCGTCGTCCTTGCGAAGCGCGGCGTGCAGGGCCAGCCAGAACGGGCGCGGCCGACCAAGGGCGCAGCGCACCACCCTGTCGTAGACCGGCAGCAACCGCGGACGCTTACGAGCCAAGACCTTCCCCGCGATCACCCAGCCGACATCGTGCTGAGACTCGAGGAGGTCCCATGCCCGGTCGGCCGGCGATCCCGAGGCCAGGTCGGACACATCGGCATCAGCCATGTCGATACCCCTGGGGATGGCGTGCAGCAGGTCGGCCAGCCGCGTGCCGAGGCCGCCTTCCAGGATCTCCAGCGCGACGGGTACGGGGACAGTGACCGACAAGGTCTGCACCGCGACCAGGTCCTCCGCCGTGATCCGGTCAGCGCACTCGGGCAGGTCTCCCCCGCCACCCAGAAACTCGAACCGGCTCCCCATGAACGGTGTAGCAGCGGGAGACGGGCCGACCCCGTAGTAACGGCGGAGATCCGTCACCGCACGCGGACCAGCAACCCACACACCCAGCCGCTCTGCCAGCAGGTTTGAATGATCGTTCGTTGACACCGGCGGCCCTTCTAGCCGTGGAGCCATCGGCGTGGCTCGTCGCAGTTCGGCGGACTTCGGTGGGGCGGGCCCCGGTATTCGCCAGATGGTCGACCTCGGTCCATCGAGCCGTTCGTTAAGACGAAGCAGAAGTTACTTCGCTTGGACCGACGAGCTGTCATTCTCAGGGCATGGTGGGGAACAAGGTAGGCGCCTCGCAACGTACGCAAGCTATCGATGGCCGACGACTGTGGGTCAAGTCGCGTTCCGGTGCCCAGGCGGGACGCGGGTTCCACTACCAGGATGTCGTAGGCGCTTGGCTATGCGGCCAGGTGCTGTCTGGCGACCTCGTGGTGGAGCGCATCGTGCCCGAGGGCTGGGAGGACCTCTCCTGCGAGGGCCAGAGCAACTGGCACGTGCAGGTCAAATCGCGTCAGGCCCGGGTCGGGGACTTCCCCTTGGGGGACGTCGCCCGGTATCTGCTCAAGATGGCAGCGCAGCACGACAAGCGGGCGAAGGCAGGACTCGCGGGCCAGCTAGTGCTGGTATTGGAAAGCCCCGTGGCCGGTGAGAGGTTCTCGGTGTGGGGGCGGACCCTTGCAGAGCTCCCGCGGACGCACCCCTTGCGGGAGGCTGTCCACTCCGCCGCCAGGCAACGAAAGATCAGCCAGCGCAAGATCAATGAACTGTGTGCTCTGGCCAGCGTGTACGTGCTGCCCTGGCGAGAGGCGGCGGAGCAGACCGGTCAGGCGGTCGCCGACAAGCACGGCCTGCTTCCGCTGGCGGCCGAGCCCGTGGTCCTGGCCCTGCGGGATGCCATCGCCGGGCACGCCGACGCGAACGCGACACCCGATCTGAACAATCGGGTAGGGCTGGACCGCACGGATATCGAGCGCATCGCGACACACGCGGCAGCACTGGTGGACCGTGCCTCGTTGCAGGAGGCGTTGTCGGTGGGGCTGTGCGAGCCTGTCGACTTCGACGATCCGCTGGTCATGCCCGGCTTCTTCGAGGGCACGGAAGTGCAGCCAGGCCACATCGCCGCCGGCTTGCCGGCACCTCGGCCCGTGGAGAGCGGGCAGGTGGTCGAAGCCCTGGAACGCGCCGAGCCCGTGCTGGTCACCGGCCCCTCAGGGGTAGGGAAGTCCATGGTGATGTGGGCCGCGGCCTACTCGGCCCGCCACATCCTCTGGTACCGGGTCAGGAGGCTGCGCGAGGCGGACGTCGACGCCCTGGTACGGCTCGCCCGAGCCAGCGGCGCATCCACCCGCTCACCGGTCGGATTCGCAGTGGACGGCGTCGGAGTGGGCTCAGCGGAGGCGTGGGACCTGCTCCAGCGCGAACTCGCCCCCCTCCCAGGGGTACACCTGCTGGGCTCCGTCCGCACCGAGGACCTTCCGCCAGTGCGGACCCTGCCCAACTGCATGGTGGTCGAGGTCGCCCTGAACGAAGCCGTCGCCCAGGAGATCCACGCCAAGCTCCTCAGCACCGGCGCCACCACCGTGCCCCACTGGCGGGCAGCCTTCGAGCAGGCGAACGGCCTCACCTTGGAGTACACCCACCTGCTGACACGAGGGCGCCGCCTGAGCGCGGTCGTCACCGAACAGGTCCAACGCCGGATCGCCGAGGACCGTGAGACCGAACTGCAGATCCTCGCCCGGGTCGCCCTGGCCCACCAGTGGGGAGCAGCGCTGCCGCTGCGTGCCGTGCAGGCGCAGCTCGGGGTAGGCGATGGGGCCTTCCGTATCGCTCTGGCCCGCCTGGGCGACGAGCACCTGGTCCACGTCCAGGGGCAGGAGCTGACCGGGCTGCACCAACTACGCTCTCGAGCCCTGGCTGATGCGGTCCATGCGTCCCCGCCGCCGGGTCTGGGCGAGACCCTGGCGGCGGTCCTGGAAGCCCTCGACAGCACACAGCTGCGGCCCTTCACCGCGGGAGCTCTGGCTGAGCGCCCGGACCTGGACGGGAGGTTTCTGGCCGGGCTCGTCAACGAAATCGAACGCAGACCCGGCCCTGCGGCACTCACCCCTGTCCTGGAGGCCTTGCGACTGGTGGATCTGCAACGGCGTGCCGAGCAGCTCAACGCAGTGCTGCGCAGACACCACGTGCGGCCCGCGCACCAGCAGATCGCTCTGCAGCTCGCGCGCCTGGACAGTGAGCTGGCCGGCGTGCGGCCGGAGATCGCCTCGGCCATCACGGAGATCCGGCCTACCGTCGACGACCGGTCCCCGCTGCGCGATGACCTGCTCGCAAAGGTCGGCGCTGCTGCACTGGCCCAGGGCCTGAACGAGTGCGCCGACGCCCCTGCCGCGCAGGCATTTCTGACAGTGCTTGAGGGCAGCAGCCTGGACCTCGCCGCGCACATCGGCTCCGCCCTCCCCCCGTCCCCCTTGGCCCTGCTGCTGTGCCAGGAGCCTGTGGACGTGTTCGGCGACCTCATCGGTGCCGCGCGAGGAGTGTCCCTCAGACTGGCGCAGCAACTGGTCGCCCTGGCCGGCGGCACAGAGGCGGTCCTCGCCAGGCTCCGCGCGTACTCACGCTGGCTCGTCGAGCTGGACGTGGTGGAACAGGACGGATCCCAAGTCGCCCGTGCACGGCTGCTCCATGTCTCGGACCGCGCAGAACCCGACCTCGAAGAGGCTGTCAGACACTTCGGCCGCGTCCTGCTGCGTTGCCTGCCGACCTGCGATCGGGTCGATGTCCAAGCACTCATGCCCGGCGACGTGCCTCTGCAGATCGGGGACTACCTCGGCGGCGTAAGCCGACTTCAGCGCCGCTACGACTACCTCCCCTCCGTCGTCACCTGGAACCGACTGCGGGCTCAGGCCGCGATGACCACCCCCGACAGCACCGACGCGACAGTGCGTACACGCACCGCCTTCACCCTGGTCTCCGACCTGTACCACTACCTCGACGACCTGGCCCGCACCTGGTGCCTGCACCAAGGAAATCCGCAGGCCGCAGCCACGCTGGAAGCACGACGCGGCCAGCTCTACGAGCGCAGCACAGCGCTGACCCTGCCGGTGAACCGCGCACAACTGCTCGCCGACCCCGTGGACGAAGCCGTCGAAGCAACCCCGCACGACCACCTCAGCACCCTCGCCCAAGGAATCACCGCCAACCTCACCGGCCGGCTGGTGGAAGCCGAACCGCACTGGGCCTCTCTCGCCGCCTATACCGGCGATACCCTGCGCAACCTCGTCCAGCAGGTCAGGAAGTCCGAGCGGTGGGAACTGGTCGGACTGGAAGCACCGCCCGCCGACCTCGACCGCATCGACAAGATACTGAGCGATCTCCATGCCGTGCTCGCGGAACTAGCCTGGGGCGGCCTCCAGTCCGCCACCATCAGCAATGCCGCCCGATCCGGACCCCACGGCGACATCCTCGCCAGGCTCGCCACACGTGCCCGTTCGGACGCGGCGCAAAGAGCCTCACAGTTCCGCGCGGCTCTCCTTGCCGCCGCCGAGACAGCCGGCCTGTCCCTGCACGTAGTCATGCGCCCGCTGGCCGACGCCGCAGCGGTCAACTGGCCTGCTGTCGAAACAGCGATCGGCATCCAAATCGGCGACTTGGCCGAATGGGGGCAGGCTCTCCCCACCGTGGTAGAGCTGCTCGACCGCGTCCCGGGACCGCTGGGAGCACGTCCGCCGGTCCTGGTCGTCCCGCTAATCGCCGGACACCCCGTCAGGCACCTGTCACGCAAGGTCCAGACAAACCCGTGGCCCGGCGTCGAGCTCTACGACACATGGACCGGCCACTTCTCCCCAGCACACACCACGCCCCTCACCGACAGCGCCATTGCCGCCCACCAAGCACTGCAGGCCCTTTCCGGCTTCACAGCCCTGCGCGCGCGACAAGGCACCACACCCGAAACCCTCGCTGACATCAGAGAAGAGACGGAACGCTACCGCCGAGCCCTCGACACCATCACAAACATGCAGACCACCGACATCGTGATCTCCACGATCACCGAATTCCTCACCGCGCTCCACGACCGCGTAGCCGCCGAAGACCCCGGCCACCCCGAGCACGACCCGGAACGACCGCTCCTTGCCGCCAACCTCGCCCTCCAGATCACCGGCACCACCACACCCGACTCCCAGCAACTCGATGGCCTAATCACCATCAGCCTCCAACGAGACCTCGACCCCGAAGCCGCGATCCGCCTGCTCTCCGAATCCCAATAATCCCGCGACTCCCAGACACGATTCACCCCGCAGGCCGACGCTCACGTCGAGAACATGCAAGCCATAGAACAACCAGGTCAACGACGACGACACCACATCAATGACCGGTAAGACGGACGAGGCTCACAGGGTCTCTGGCCAGGCTGGGAAGCCGTGGGCGGCGATCCTGGACAACACGCGGATCCCCTGCGACCGCCGGCTGTTCATGACGGCTACCCCGCGCCTGTGGGCCGTCAGGGAGAGCGATCGGGGCCGGGTGGCGGCGGCCGGCATCGAGTCGGCCGAGCTGATCGCCAGCATGGACGACGAGGCGCTGTTCGGGCCCGTGGCCCACGACTATCCCCTTGGGACCGCGATCTCGGACGGGGTGATCGCCCCGTACCGGATCGTGTGCGTGGACGTGTCCGACCCGGTACTCCAGGGCCTGGAGCAGCACGGTGCCGAGATGTCGGTGGAGTACCGGGGAGCCCGTCTGGCGGCCCTGCAGACGGCTCTGCTGACCGCTGCGGCCGAGTGGGACCTGGCACGGGTGCTGTCGTTCCACCACTTCGTGGCGGAGGCGCGGGCGCTCAGCACCGGCCTGCGGGACGTCGCGCGGGTGTTGTGGGAGCAGGACCCGGCCCCGGCTACGCAGCCGGGGCCGCTCTGGTTTTCTGGATCCAACCAGTCCCGGGGACCATGCGGTTCACAGGTCGCTGGCACCTTTGTCGGCAAGACCGTCGGCCATGTCCACCATCAGTGCGAGGGCGAGGACGGTGGGGCCGGCAATGAGCGTCGTCCACCACGGGTGGTCGCAGATCCAGCCCCACACGTCCACGCCGAGCCAGTGCCAGGCGATCTTGGCGGCGGCACGGCGACGATGCAGCCAGCCAGGAGCTTCAGCAGTGGATCGGCGGTTCCGTCGTCGCGCACGGTGTTGTCCCTCCTTGTTACTCGGGTACCCGGCGGGTGCCGGATGCGTGGGGGTGTCTGGCTCGTCGCCCGGCGGGCCGGGCGGGCAGCCGCAGCAGGTCGTGGAGGGCCACGCCGTGCTCGGCCCATGTGCGCAGCCGGTCGCGGTCGACCCAGTGGATGTGGTGCTTGTCGCCCCAGTCCCTGGCGTCTCGGGTGAACGTGCCGTTGGTGACCACGACTGCGGCGTCGGCGTGGTGGACAGGACCTGCGGTGCCCTTGACCTGGTACATCACGTGTGAGGTGACTTTCCTGGCTGTCGTGGTGTGCTTGGCCTGGATGACGATCCGGCCCAGGAGTGGGTGGTGGCCGATGACGTCCGCGGCCTGGTCGCCCTGCCGGCCGACCTGGCGGGCGGTCCAGCCGTCGCGGACGAGCAGGTCCCGGAGTGCGAACTCGAACTCCCGGTCGCCGAGCGCGTCGATACCGGGCAGGGCGAGGCGCAGCGTCGCCAGGCGCGCGGTGCGGGTCTTGGCGGCGGCCTGTCTGCGCAGCCACCACCCGGCGGTCGCGGCTGCGGCGAGGGCTGCGGCGAGGGCGAGGGTGGGCCAGTGCCGGGCGGCGGCCCGCCCGGCGCTCTCGAGGGCGGTCAGGAGCCATGTCGCTGCGGCGAGGGCGATGACCCCAGCGGCGAGGAGTTCGACGGGGCCTCGGGGGCGGCGCCACCGGGGCCTACGGCGCGCCATCAGCGCGCTGCGGGGGCGGACGCCGCGGGGCCGGGCGTCGCCGGAGCGGGAGTGCTGGTGTCGCTGAAGCCGATGAAGTGTCCCCACAGCCACACCGCAGCGCAAATGCCCGCGATCATCCAGCCGCTGGTCTTCTTCGTGCTCGGCCGCGGGTTGCGGCGGATGTGGCTGCGGACGCGGTGGTATCCCTCGGGTACCGGCATCGGTCGTGTCCCTCCCGTCGGCGGTCCGCACGGTGCGGACCGTCACGGGTCATTGGTGTACCAGCGGCCCCCGACATGATCTGATTGATCATCAGTACTGGCGGGCTAGGTGGGGCGTGATCCGGACAGCTCGCTCGTGCTCCGGTCTCACCGCCGCCGTGACCTGCGATGCATGGTGAGCCTCGTGTTCAGACGCCCTGGCGGCCGCTGGTCCTGCTGCTGTCGGCCGGTGTTCCTAGTCCGGCCCGTCGGGGGCCATGGCGGCCCTGCCTACAAAAAACGTGCGCGCATCCCCATGTGTCGATGTGGGTGGTGGAGATGGCGCGAATTCCTGGGGCGCACCTGCGGAACGGGGCCGTGGCTCGTGCGCCGGTTTCACGACCGGCGCACACCGCGGGTGTGGCGGGCCGTGCAGTGGCGATACCGGTCCGGGGTGGAGCCGGTAGGAGCAGCATCCGGGGCCGTGCGGCTGCATCCGCCTGTCCGTGCCACGGGCACCGGCATGACGCGCCGGCCGCCCCCGGCCGCGGCGGACGGCGGGGACGGCGAGGCGGCGGGTCGGAACGCCGCAACGCCCGTACGACAGGGACCAGCCGGTTGGGCAAGTCGTCCTGCCGGGTGCTGGGGCTCGCTGCCACGTCGGAGTCCGGGGAGCGGAACACCGCTCGCCACGGTTGTCCGTCGCGTTCCGCGACGCAGCCGTGAATGGGTCCTCACCCGCTCGGAGGGGACGCGGTCAGGCGTCATCGACCTCCAGGCCGTAGGCGATGACGGCCTGGTGCAGCCCTCCCGGGTAACCGGCGAGCGCGGGGGTGAAGTCCCAGTCCCCGGCTGCGTCGCGGTCGAAGCGGCCCAGCCGCATGGCAGTGTTCGTCGGGGCGCCGTCGGCCAGGTGGACCACGGCGGGGTCCTCGTCGGCGCGTGGCTCGAGGATGAGCGCAGGATCGGCGAACCCGCCCATGGTCGCGGCGGGGTGGTTGTGGGTGTCGGCCGCGGCGATGATGACGAGCCGGTCGGCCTCGGCCGGCAGGGCGTCGAAGTCCACCATCAGGCAGGCGTTCGCGTCGCCGTAGCCGGTGAGGAGCCGCACCGAGCCGTCCGGCGTCGAGCCGTTGTTGTAGAACACCAGGTGTTCGTCCGAGAGCGCCCGGTTTCCCCGGCATACCAGGGCGGCGATGTCGTACTCCTCGTCCCCGGTCCAGTGCAGCAGGAGACGGGCGGGCTCGGACGGCAGGTCCACCGGCGGCAGCTCGTCGCCGTCCTGGCTGCCGCCCGCGCCGAACCGGGCCGCCGCGAAGACCTCGTGGAAGCCGTGGTGCTTGAGCAGGCCGACCAGTTCGGCGCCGTTGATCAGCGTGATCGGCTTGCCCGCGACGAACTGGTGCGAGCTCGGCCCGAACTTGCTGGTCGTCACCAGTACGGCCTTCGTCGCCGCCGGATCGTGCTGCAGCGTGCCGTACAGGTCCCGCACCGCCGACGGCGTCACGGTGTCCCGGTAGCGCTTGACCTGCACGATCACGTGCCCGCCACGGAATGGGTCGGTGTCGATCCCCCGCACGTCCACCCCGCCGTCGCGGGAGCGGGCGGTGAGTTCCACCTTCATGCCCATGGCCTCCATCAGCCGGGCTATGAGCTGTTCGAACTCGACCGGGTCCATCGCCAGCAGCAGCTGGAGCTCGCGGACCCGCTTCGCCATGCGGCCGCGGTTCGCATTGGTGTCGTCGCGGAGATGGCGGAACAGCATGCGCTGGGCACGGTGCTCGGCCGCATCGGGATTACTGAGACGATGGAGCTTGCGGCTCCGGGACATAGCGGTGCCCCCTCGAGAGCTGACTGGCAGACGGCACCCGTCACGCTAGGCGATCAACTGACGACATGTCAGTCATGTCGCCCAAATAGATATTTGGGCGAGACAATAGGACGTTCCCGGAAACCCCGACAGCGGCCGCAGTCGCCCGACACCGACCTGCAACCCGTCCCCGAACCCGTCCACGCACCGTCGGACCCCGCGAGGACACCCGCCACCCGAGCCCGCACGGTCCACCGGCTCGACAGGCGGCACCTGCGTGGACACCCGGCTGAACGACCTGCCGAAGCCCGCCCTACCCCTGTGTGCTCTGCAATCCCGCCCGCCGCCGCGACACTCCGGGCCCGGCTGCCGCGGCGGAAGCACCGGCCGGACAGACGGCGCACGTCCCAAAGTGCGGCCGGCACGTCGTCGGCATGGTGGAAGGCTCCCGGTCAAACCCGGCGAACACCTGGAAGAGAGCCAAACGCCGAAGAACAGGCTGCCCGGATACGTCCGGCTCGCAGGAGCCCCCACACGGCCATCCGCGACGCAAGGAGAAGACCGACAGCCAGATCGCCGGCCTGCGCAAGGGATCGCGAGGCGGACGGCCACCGGCGTTCGACGAGGAGCGGTACAGAAAGCACAGCGTGGAAAGGGGCATCAACAGGCTGAAGAACTCCCGCGCCGTCGCGACCCGTTACAACAAGCGCGGCTATGTCGGTGCTCTCGCGTACGCGGGCGCGCGGGCGCGCGCGACAGTGTCGGCCCCGCGCTCGCGGGGGTGCTCCCGGGCTACCCTCTGCAGGCCAGGGCCCGGGGGTTGGCCGCGCCGGGCAGCGGGATGCCGAGGACCGCCTCCGCGGTGCTACCGATCCGGGCCGGCCGCCGCCCAGGCGGGCGCAGCAGGCGGCGCACAAGGGTGACGGCGATCCCGGCGGCGTCCGCGATGTCCAGAGCGGACATGCCGCGGCGCACCAGGACCGCGGCCCGCAGCGCGGCAGGGGCGGTATCGACGCGGGCCGCCTGGCCCTGGGCACGGTCGCTGTCGCGGCGACGGCGGGCATGCAGCGCCGCCTGGCGGCACCCGGCGCGCGGGCAGCCGTAGTCCGCACACGACGCCTGCCCGTGGCGCACCCGGCTTCGGGCAGGTCGGCGCGGCGACCGCACACCCGCGGCCCGGTCCCGGTCCTGGCCCGCCGTCACCACCCGTACCCCTGTCCTGTTCGCCAGGAGGGCAGTATGCCGGGCGGCTGCCGGAGCCCGGCACGTCAACGGCGCCGTCGGCACGTCCGGCCGGGTTCAGGAGTGGCCTGGCCGTCAACGGCCGAACGCCGGCTTCACACTCCGCCCGGGGCCGGTCTCCGGCCCCGGGCGGGCGGTTCCGGGCTTTCAGAGCGTCCTCACCGCCCCGGTCGAACCCGGCCGACAACCCACAGGGCGCGGCCGGTCGGGACGGCGGCGTGCAGCCGTCCCGGCCGGGGAGGAGACGGCCGCGTGCCGGCGCGACCGCTTGGCACGGTCGCGCCGACACGGGGGATGACAGGGCGGCCGTGCCGGAATGCCAGACCGCCCGGACCACGCCCCAGGCCTTCGACCAGGAGGTTCGCGGCCGTGCACGGACCATGCCGCCGGTCTGCCGACAGGACGCGTATGGCCCGGCCAGCCGCTGTGGTGGCGGGGCGGGCGGCGGTCAGGATGCGCAGTCGCGGCAGATGGGCCGGCCGTTCCTGTCCTCGCCGGCGAGTTGGGTGCGGTGGTGGACCAGGAAGCAGGTCATGCAGGTGAACTCGTCCTCCTGCAAGGGCACGACCTGGACAGAAAGTTCCTCGCCGGACAGGTCGGCGCCCGGCAGCTCCAGCCCTTCGACGGCCTCGACGTCGGCGTCGACCGCGCCGCTCTGCTTGTCGTCGCGCCGGCCCTTCAGGGCCTCGATGCTGTCATCGTCGCTGCCGCTGTCGCCGGTGCCGCGGGGGGCGTCGTAGTCGGTTGCCAAGGTCGGTGCCTTCTCGTCGTCAGGGGTCGCTTCGTACGGGTTGGATCGTTCCGTGAACCAGCCGGTGGAGTGCCGGCCGGGCGCGTTGGTGATCAATCCCGTCCTGTGGCGCACCACCCTGCCATCTGTCGGCCGCCCGATGCGCGAGACGCGAGAAGGTGCCGCGCCACGGACGGCGCCGGGCGCAGCCGCGGAACCGGAGGTGTCGGCTTGTCGGCGGCGGCTGGGCGCGCGGTGCCGTACCCAAAAAATGGCCGCCGGGTCGGGCCCTGGGCGGCTTCAACGGCTTCCGGTCGCCGCCACGATGGACGAGCCGTCCGAATTAGGAGGACTGACCGAACACACGGGCCACCCAGCCGTCGAGCTGGACGCCGAACTCCCGAGCTGAAGCGATATCCGAGGCCGGAAGTGCGCCGGCGTCGTCCATGCTGGCGACGAAGTCGACGTCGGCCCAGGCCCCTCGGAACAGCACAACCGACAGCTCAGCCTCCGCCGGACCCGAGATGAGCACGCCCACCGAGTCGGGATCGTTCACCAACGACCTGTCTGTCTCAAACCGCTGAGTCCAGGGCACTGAATGGTCGCGCCAGGTCACCTGACCTACCGTCAGGCCAGCAGCCCGCCACCCCGGCGCCCGAGCAGCCACTTCTGCAGCCGCCTCATCAAGATCAATGACTCGTTCCATGGACAGATCATGGTTCATGCCCGGCGCGCTGTTCCCAGGACACCCGCCGCCGAAGGGTGCCGGGGCGCGGTGGGGGACGCGCCCCGGCATCCGTGCGGGCGGCCGGGCACTGCTCGACCGGCCTCCCGCGGGGCACCATGGCTACCCGGCAGAACAGTTCGCGAACCTCTCCCTCCGGGCGGGCGATGCCGCGGGCGGTCGGCCTGTCAGGGATGGGGCGGCCGGGGCGGGCACTGCGGTGGTTGGCGTGTGCGCCGGTTGGGGGCGGGCCAGGCGAGGTCGGGGATCGTGCTGCCGAGCAGCGGGCCGATCTCCTCGTCCGGGACGGGCCGCCAGAGAGCGGGGTCGTGGCAGACGTAGGGGCCGAGCGGGCGTCCCGCACCGCCCGGGCCGGTCACCAGGCGGCGCCAGCCGAAGGCGGTGGCGCCCGCGTGGGGATGGTCGTCGAAGCCGTCGGGTGCCCGGCCGACATGGGCGACGACGAACACCTCGGCCCCGGACCCGTCCGGTGTTCCGCCGCTCTCGTGCCGGTACACGCCGCCCGGCTCGAAGAAGTCCTCGCCCATGACCGCGCCTCCGGTCCCTCCGTGTGGTGTGAGCCAAGGGTCTGCGGCCGCCCTGCCGCCACTCCTCCCCCGTGTCGGGCCGCCTGGGCCGAACGCCGGCCGACTTGCCTGAATCGCGCGGCCGCGCCGGGAGCGGGCCCTTGGGGGCGGGAGGGCCGCCAGGCCGAGGCTGAGGTTCGGGGAAGGTCGGCGGCCGCCGGGCGTCCTTGGTCGTCCGCTCAGTCGGCGGCTTGCGCGGGCGGCAGGTGGCGGAAGGTGTCCTGGCCGATGACCGCCGCCTTCGACGCCTCGTCGGTGCCGGTGGCGGTGGTGAACAGCCAGGAAGCGACGATCCGCTCGTCGTCTGGGAAGTACTGGCCGTTCCAGCTGGTCACGGACGCGGCACTGCCGTGCTCGTCCCGCCAGGCCACCGTCCAGCCGAGCGCGACACCCGGGACGGTCGGGCAGATGTCGAACCGCCCCACCAGCTCGCGGCGCCCGGCAGGTCCCGCACCGGGCTCGAACGTGCCCGTCAGCAGGCCGGCCGGATCGGCCTGCAGCTGCAGGCAGGACCCGAACTCGTTGTACCAGTCACCCGCGACCACCACTCCCACCATCCGGTCCCCTTCTCCCTGCCCCGGCACGACGCGCTCGTATCTCCCGCATCGTCACACCGGCCGCCTGTCCCCGGCGCGCCC comes from Streptomyces sp. TLI_235 and encodes:
- a CDS encoding restriction system protein, which encodes MARRRPRWRRPRGPVELLAAGVIALAAATWLLTALESAGRAAARHWPTLALAAALAAAATAGWWLRRQAAAKTRTARLATLRLALPGIDALGDREFEFALRDLLVRDGWTARQVGRQGDQAADVIGHHPLLGRIVIQAKHTTTARKVTSHVMYQVKGTAGPVHHADAAVVVTNGTFTRDARDWGDKHHIHWVDRDRLRTWAEHGVALHDLLRLPARPAGRRARHPHASGTRRVPE
- a CDS encoding TerD domain-containing protein, coding for MSRSRKLHRLSNPDAAEHRAQRMLFRHLRDDTNANRGRMAKRVRELQLLLAMDPVEFEQLIARLMEAMGMKVELTARSRDGGVDVRGIDTDPFRGGHVIVQVKRYRDTVTPSAVRDLYGTLQHDPAATKAVLVTTSKFGPSSHQFVAGKPITLINGAELVGLLKHHGFHEVFAAARFGAGGSQDGDELPPVDLPSEPARLLLHWTGDEEYDIAALVCRGNRALSDEHLVFYNNGSTPDGSVRLLTGYGDANACLMVDFDALPAEADRLVIIAAADTHNHPAATMGGFADPALILEPRADEDPAVVHLADGAPTNTAMRLGRFDRDAAGDWDFTPALAGYPGGLHQAVIAYGLEVDDA
- a CDS encoding avidin family protein — translated: MVGVVVAGDWYNEFGSCLQLQADPAGLLTGTFEPGAGPAGRRELVGRFDICPTVPGVALGWTVAWRDEHGSAASVTSWNGQYFPDDERIVASWLFTTATGTDEASKAAVIGQDTFRHLPPAQAAD